ggttcccccctccccccccccattctttccagcatgcaaatagctctcatgaatattcatggtgggacatcctgtaaacctgactggctCAGGACAGGTTTGGCACTCACTGGCTTATTGCTTTGCCAAAAGGAAGAAGTAAACTCTACCATGTTTATGTACTGTAGCCATCAATGTCCTGCCAACACCCTGTATATATGTTTCTAAACCTGTTTGTAAACTTGTAACCTCTACAAATCTAAGTGGGGAAACAGAATCACATATataatcattaaaaaaataaaacaagtacaaaacagggtaaaacagcaaaaaaacaaaaccaaaaaactgcTCAGACTTCTACTGTCACAATGGTGGCACCTAAAAAGTGCTCCAACAACACCTTTCTCAATTGCAAAAGAAAATTTGATTGGCGCAAGGTCAGCGGTAGCACATTCCAGAGTCCTGGGCCCTGCACAGAAAACACTCTAATCTTGTactgatattatgtatgtttaacctgtaacccgctctgcgctctttggggacaacgagatagaaaacaaaataaagaaatgtCCAGTTGTATGCAGCTGGCTAatacttatgcagttaagtgaaagatagaggggatatgatagagatcatgaagggcatagagagagtggagagggacagattcttcaaactttgaaaaaataaaagaacaagagggcattcggaaaagttgaaaggggacagattcaaaacgaatgctaggaagttcttctttaccccacgtgtggtggacacctggaatgcgcttccagaggacgttataaggcagagtacggtactggggttcaagaaaggattggacaatttcctgctggaaaagggatagaggggtatagttagaggattactgcacaggtcctggacctgttgggccaccacgtgagcggactgctgggcacgatggacctcgggtttgacccagcggaggcattgcttatgttcttatgtagatccAGCACTTAACCTCATAAGATGAACTGCATGAAAATAGGCCTGTGTTTTATGCAGTCACCTTGTGCTGTTAAACACTGAATCAGCATTTAACTGCTTGAGTGCCGACCCCATCCCCGGAATATCCACAAGATAGCTGCTTTTGTGTTTGGTGGTTAGTACTGGTATTGTATAGGGTTGTTTAAAATTCTTCTGCTAGCACATAGACCTTTTACACGGGTTTGCTTAACTATTTATTGCATGATCTGATCCCATGCTCACAATCTGAACATTTACCTGTTTCTCTTTCCTGGATTAAATGCTGTAGAATGCTCGCCTTCTTGATTCCACTGTATGAAACTCTCTTCTACTTACATTGTGAGCCCAGTTGGGACAAAgtactaaggcaggggtgcccacactttttgggcttgcgagctacttttaaaatgaccaagtcaaaatgatctaccaacaataaaatttaaaaaacacaaagtacactatacgcatagaaaatgttaattatcattcctattccgggggtttttcaaagtggtcaagacagatgactctatgcaatgtcacctcagtaacaaccatacaaaaatagacaaataccccctcctttttactaaaccacgataccagtttttagtgcaaggagctgcactgaatgcccagcgctgctctcgacactcataggctccctgcgctacaaaacgctattgaggtttagtaataggggaccatagtgtaaaatatagacagcagatataaattcagacacattttgatcactaaatttaaaataaaatcatttttcctacctttgttgtctgatgatttcacgagtctctggctgcactttctttttctgactgtgcatccaatctatcttcccttctttcagcctttatgcttcctctcctccagacctcattcccttccccaactttttcttcctctctccctgccctttctttctctctgcctccctttttttctctcttcatgcccactTTTTtggtttcccttctttccttttgtcttcctgcctgccccctttctttctttctccctgccctcccccaagccactgccatcggggaacaggccccaaagccaccgccgccccaagctctccctgcttcgggccgaccagcattccgctccccgacgtcaattctgctgtcgggaggaagttccggcccagccaggcagcgattggctgaccagaacttcctctccgacagcagaattgacgtcggggataggaaggctgatcggcccggtagatcgccaaggcaaaatgagtctatcacggagcccgggatgggctccgcgatcgattcactttgccttggcgatctaccggtcgattgcgatcgacctattgggcactccTGTACTATagagtatataatatgtaaatcactttggttgTGCCACAGAAATGTGATATATCAAGTCTATGACCCTTTGTTCAGTGGCACTAACTAGTGGGTGCCATTGAATATCAGAGGACAGCCCCACACAAGGAAGTTGTTCCTGGCtgattaaattgctttgaaaatcaACCTCTACATGTTTAGATAATTCTTAatttggagtgtgtggcgcagtagcaccctgaggttgtgggttcaaatcccgcactgctccttgtgaccctgggcaattcactttaatccccattgccccaggtacattagctagagtgggagcccgccaggacagttagggaataatgcttaagaacctgaataatttgtaatccgcatagaattctAGGATAatcggaatataaattattaaaaaagtggtatataaagTACAGATCGCTTTGCACACAGGCAGCAGAGGGAGGGTGAAGAAAGCAGGAGAAAAGGGTGGTGACACGGCATTGCTTTTGGCTACCACCCCGGCTTTCTGCTCTTTCCAGGGAGGACCCACACCCCAGCTGCTGCTCCTTAGATAAGCAGACAGACATGGATTTCCAACAGGCTGGCCCCTAGAAACTCCACCTTGCCCTACCCGTGAGGCTAAAAGATTACACATGAAAACAGCCCACTGTATGCTTCCCTCACTAAGCTCATCTCAGGATAAGAGTTATCTTCAGACAGAAAGGATCACACTAGGGCTAAAGGAGAGAGTACAAAAacaaagttacccagttccaggaaaaagactttaggccagtcctggttttaagcTACCCATTGCAGGTCCCACAATACATCAGGATAAGGTTGGTAGAAACCCAGGACTTGCCTATAATTAGAGAATAGAAACCACATAAAGCACTGAAAAGTCTAATAGACTCTCAGAGTCTATTATCACGTAATTATTTCATTTACTGTTTtgtgattaatttgagcacaccggAGGGGTCCAGTGAtgtgcaggtggaggttattaTATCTTCATCAGTGTGTGTGAAGCGCTGGAGAATCTTCTCCCTACGCTTATCCCTCCTTCACATATTATATTTTGGATTGAATATTTGGTGCTTGAGACAGAGTGAGTCTCTCTGAGAGTCTATTAGACTTTCCACTGCTTTATGTGGTTTCTATTTAGTATCTTTTTGCAGTATTTTTTTGGAGTTATTgtataattagagaatgacatggggacaaatttttccccgtccccaagggaactcattttctcatcccgttgagttattttcctgtccctgccagctccgtcctcatctgcacaaacctcaaacactttaaaatcataagtgttcgaggttggtgcagtttaaggcagagcttacaggaatgagttcctgtggggacagggaaaaatttgtccccgtgtcattttctacctataatctccctcctggaattgAGGACTGAAAGCACCAGGTGACAAAACAGTTACAGTATTTAATGTCATTTTGGCCCTGGTATAAGGGCCACAGAGAAACTTCCTCAGCTCTATTCCAGAAACTTAAATTACTGAAAGGATTATATGCAGGaatatgaaatttttttttttcttttccctttctttgtttatcttccttttctttctcttaCCCTTGGGACTATAAGagtccaagggctagattcactaaggacatggaacaGATCCGATCCATGTCTGGGGagctgattcacgaattgccctcatgcaaataagGGCAATCGGAATCACAACCCCAACCGACTGAAGGGATTGCTGAAtagtgatcccgacgcatgcgcggaccatctgtagatggtctgtgcaagcactggccctccatgcccggcagagctttttactttttttttcacgagcctgtggttttaacctgctttaaactcgcagattaaaaccacaggcttgcactgcggggacgagagcagagagcaggagattggtgCAGAGAGCAGatgagcagggtggcagaaggcatggcagtcagaaaggacctgagtgactggtcctcagcaatcgctTACATTTGGATCAGTCAGCCCAGTCaatgtccctcattttttttagtgaatcacttccTGTCTACATTTTAAATGCCATTCCCCtccatttgcatgcgcggatcggaggatgatcaggacagaggttactGAATTGGGTCAGTGGGAAATCGGGTCGTacaggggtcgctaagtggtcggaacttaATCGGTGGGCTTGGTGAATCTACCCCCAAATCTCTTGGGGGGTTAATTTAAATATCACTTTCAGCTGCTGTGGGAAGCTTGGGTTGGTAGGGTTGGGTGTTGTATTTTTGAGTTTGTATTATGTTGTGGTCTGTacattgaaatttaataaaaattgtttcatcATAAATTATCAAAAGGATTAATAAGACAAACTCACTTCAATATTTATTGATTGCATCTATTTAAATAAGCAACGACAAGGTCAGATTTCATTCCCAAGAGCAACTTTCATGTACAGATTTTCTCTCAGAACAAAAGTTAGAGGACCACAGGCCAAGCTGTGCTCTTTTTGTCTTCTCTAGTTGGGACGGTCAAGGAGTAGAAGTTAAAATCCAGCAGTCTTAAGCTCATTAATGACAAAACAATAACTTCCCAAAGACTCTCTCCTTCTGGGCTGGACTcttattacagaaaagcaagtaCACAACAGCTTTTCCTTCTCCTGGGCCTGTAGCATTCTCTCCTGTAAGCACGTACAGGACTGTCACAGGTTTGAATGTCCTTCATTGACTGGGTCAATCCATCCTTCAGCTGTGAGCATTCATACACTTTCAACAATGCTGACCACCCAAAACCCTACGTGTTCCCAGACATTTCATGGAAGATGGTAGGCATTGCTCAGAATCAGAAGCAGGAATAAATTTCATTTGTATAAGTTAAATAAAAATCAGGACAGCCAAAACGTACACAAATTCGCATTTTACAGGTGTCAAAATCTCCATTCCAAGATGATAAATACAGTTTGGAAGCAAAATTTTAACTGAAAGGAACCAGAGGCGTTTCCTCTGCGGTTTCAGTTCTATTTTATTTTGGAGAAGTTTGGTGCATTTTGGGATTCCTTGACCCTACAGGTTCTCGTGTTCTTGGTGGGACTCCTCGGGTTAGGTCTTACATCATACCATTGATCTTTGTCCATTCATAGAGGTCCTGCTCACACACAATGTCTGAGTTAATGAGGAGGTATCGGTCACCCACACAGAAATGCTTCTGACAGGCCGCACACTTGAAGCACTCAAGGTGGTAGACTTTGTCCTTCACGCGCATTGTCATTTCGTACGCTCGGATCCGTTTGTCACAGGAAGCACATAGCCCATCCTGCCCAAAAAGTCTACAAAAAGGAAAACATCAACCCTTTGTTAATTTTGTTAAAGTGAGGCATATCAGAAGTGAAAAAATTCATGATGTCTTAAGAGAAACCCCTTCAGATCTTAGGCTGAGAAGTTTTACCTAGTGCCATCTTGGCATAACaaccaaaaggaaaaaacaacaaccagacAACAAAATAAATACAGGTCCATTTTGGGGTTTCTAACCTCAATATTTTATTAACACCTTCAAATACCTGCACTGTACTGACTTGTACTTAGCActctgcacccccacccccacccccgtgagACTAAACTCCTAGAAATGGAGGACTTCTTTTCTACCCATATTTTACCAATGCCTACTTTTTCTAGCACTTTACAAAAGCTCCATAGCATGAAGAATCATAAATCCAGCACTTGGGCACTAGGACTCCCCCCATCAGAAGATGGTACCAGCCATAGCAAATATGTTTATTTTAGGGTTCAGGGAATCTTACCTCAGTTCTATACATTTCAAATCATGCATATTATCAATGGTTgctacttataagaacataagaattgccatactgggacaaaacaaaggtccatcaagcccagtatcccgtttccaacagtggcagaaacccaaagagcagcaacatttcagagctgagattatgatgtcataatacctcattccaccaatgcctaagagccaacctcatcagtgatgtcacaatggcttgattgtcctatatttggctcacataaaaacataagagttgccatactgggacagaccaaaggtccatcaagcccagtatcctgtttccaaccgtggtcaacccaggtcccaagtacctagttagatcccaagtagtataacttattttatgctgcttgtcctagtcatctcaacaatggcctatgaacttcttttaggaaattatccaaaccttttttaaaccccgctaagctgattttaccacattctccggcaacaaattccagagttaatTACACAaggcgtgaagaaatattttctccggtttattttaaatataCTATTGTACTTAGGGGCCAGCGATTGTCTAATGATCGTCACTAAATcaattttgactggtttagcgacaatcgcatTTACTGATCCGATGCAGAAAATGACTCAGCgtgtggttttctgcacaatCACTCATTCTCCGATCCgatcatgcaaataagctcattaatattgaaatgccatgtaaactagcagagcaattgatgctctaacatggtttCCCGATGCACCaaaaaaagtgattgcttttagcCATCCAAAAAGAGCGACTGGTCAAGGACAGTTGCTTAGCTGTCTAACCAGAGTttaccccttttttaaaaaaaaatgggcatatgctgtgtgtgttacacatacacaatatctgccccattaaaaaaagaagaagaaaaaaagcatcTCCTGCCGATGACTGCCCttcttgacacccccccccccccccgacaaactGGCACCAGCACCGGGAACCAACACCCCCTCTACAgcagcgaaaatggcaggagggatgcctgctttgcccaaatttgtccccatctctgcagggactcaatatccctgtcccgcccctgtgagttttgtcgctgttcctggCCTTGCCCGTTTCCTGCAAGATCTGCCTTAACTgctcaagcctcgaacacttatgatttttaaagtgtttgaggattgtgcagatgaggacggagcttgcaggaatggggcagggacaggaaaataacttgtggggacgggacaggaaaatgagatcATGCGGtgacggggaaaaaattgtcccccatgtcattctctaccacatgCTACAGCAGGAGTGGGTAACCATAGTCtgagagccacaacccagttgggttttcaagattttcacaatgaatatgcatgagatctatttgcatgcaatgaaagcagtacatgcaaataaatTACCCATCCCCGTGCTACATTTCTCTACCCTTCCCACTCTGTACCTCCCCACAATTCCTGTTCCCAACCTTCTCCATTATTTGGTCAAGTCtgaggttagagaatgacacaaatttatccccgtaggaactcaatttccccattccatCTCCACGGGTTTTTTGCTGTACCTGcctcattcttgtaagctctgccttaaccacacaagcctcgaacacttatgattttaaagtgtttgaggcttgtgcagatgaggacagagcttaggcattggtggaatgaggcattgtgacatcacaatctgagctctagaatgttgccacttaggattctaaagtgtttgaggcttgtgcagatgaggacggagcttaggcattggtggaatgaggcattgtgacatcacaatctgagctctagaatgttgccacttaggattctaaagtgtttgaggcttgtgcagatgaggacagagcttaggcattggtggaatgaggcattatgacatcacaatctgagctctagaatgttgccacttaggattctaaagtgtttgaggcttgtgcagatgaggatggagcttgcagggatggggcagggacaggaaaagaacttggacaaattagttcccatggggacagggaaaaatctgtccctgtgtcattctctatctgggGTCACTCAGTTGTGTGATTGCTTCACTGCATCAACACACAAGTTGCAACTGGCAATATAACAGCATACTGACAGAACCAAGTACAATACAAGTGTGAAAGTGACATCATGCCTTCTTACCTGAGGTAGTCCCTCCTGCAGAGCTTTCGACCCAGTTTGTAGTACAGCCGTCGTCCCACTTCACCAAGCCTGCAGCCACACAGGTCACAACTCAGACAGTCCTCGTGCCAGTACTGGTCAATGGCCTTCAGAAAGTACCGATCCCCAATATTCTGCTGGCAGCCGCCACATGTCAGCAAGGAAGGGGACATCTGAAGCACCTCATCCACTGGTTCCCTGAAAGAGACACAAGGAGATTGTCTTTCACAGCATGGAGGAGACATGGGTCATGTTAccctaaggcagtgattcccaaccctgtcctggaagaacaccaggccaatcggattttcaggctagccctaatgaatatgcatgagagagatttgcatatgatggaagtgataggcatgcaaatttgcttcatgcatattcattagggctagcctgaaaacccaattggcctggtgttcctccaggacagggttgggaaccactgccctaaggtCCTATCCATGGTATCAATGTTTTAGCAAATGAATTTTGTGTAGTCTTAGAAAGCGACATCTCTATATACAAACTCCCCACTGACTAATGAAGTATCACCTGGGCACCAATACAATTTTCCGCAACAGAAagacttgccccctcttttactgaggtgtgCTAACCCAGtccccccaggccaatcgggttttcaggctagccctaatgaatatgcatgagagagatttgcatataatggaagtgagaggcatgcagatctgcatgccaggacagggttgggaaccactgtgctaaccgattagtgcgtgcAAAACACTAATGCGTCTACAGAcaaacatgcatgcgttagcgtttagcgtgcgctaaatggtTAGAgcgccttagcaaaagagggcctcAGTCTCTCTGGTGAGGAAAAGCCACTCTACCATCCACGCATCATAAGCATAAAAAACTTTCATTGTATATCGCTGAAAACACCCTCTCTGTTCAAAATAAAAATGACCATTCTATGTGAAGCCAGCCAACGATCATTTCGGAGCGACGTTCGCTGCTTCTTCAGAGCAAAACATGTCAGCACAGCATTCCAACATTGTCAGAGAacacttttccccccaaaaggcgGGATGGGAGAGATACTTACACCTACtgttttccctgaaaataagatctgctcttatattaatttttgctccaaaaaatgcattagggcttattttcagggaatgtcttatttttttcatgtcggggtggagtcggggagtgtttgGTGGGGTTCTGCCTTGGACTGTGTCGGAAGGGTTTGCAgttgcagcaggaggaattgggcactcctgccgtggacatttgtgtgtgtgtgtggggcggGGGGGGTGTTTGGGAGTCGAGCTTAActggggcttattttgggggtagggcttaaatGATGAGCAtcttaaaaatcatgctagggcttattttccagttaggtcttattttggggtgTGGAAAACGGTAGCAGTCAGCTTCAGTCCTCCGATTTCTTTCACTTCTACAAAATTAATGACTGTGGCATTTAAACCGTTATGAAGTCATTCTTATTAGATTTCATTTTACACTGAACTTGTTGAGCAAAGTAATTGCTTCTCTTTTGGAAGTGAAAATTAACTGAACTAGAAGTTGACTTATTCTGGATTCCATGATGCTTTTCTATTAGCTTTCACATATGGCCTATGACCTCTCATCTCTAGGCGTAGCTGTGACCCCTGAGAATGTAGCATCCGCCTTGATTGGCGCATTCTATTAGACATACCTTTTTTTTCACTTAATAAGATGAATATTTGATTGCGTACCACACTCCTCTGGAACGGAtgcagtgaaggggaagggttaatctgctggctgggttggcgATGCAGAGAGGtgcacaggacaatcaagccattgtgacatcaccgatgaggttggctcttattggtggaatgaggcattatgacatcacaatctcagctgtttcccaaagactgaaactcttcacactactaattacttctatagcgctaccagatacatgcagcactgcacagagtcccaaacagtaagaaaacagtccctgcttcgaagagcttacaatctacacagacaagacaaacaggatgtcatggatacagttaaggggaacggctaatctgctggctgggttggagggcagaggagtagggttatggattgaaggctatatctaaaaaggtgggttttcagtctgcttttaaacaagggaaggggcatttattccaggcacagggggcagctagatgaaaagaacgaagtctggaattggcagtggaggagaagggtaacgctaagagtgacttatctgaggaacggagttctctgggaggtggataaggagagaggagaggacTTGATTAACCATTCCTCTTAACTCtccgtgacatcctgtttgtctgtgtctgtttagattgtaagctctttcaagcagggactgtcttctttgtgacgctgtacagcgctgcttacatctggtaacgctatagaaataattaatagtagtagtaggtttgGAATATTTAACAGTTGGTTCTTTTTCATAAGCGATGTAAAGTATTCATTTGGTATCTCTTATTGCTGGATTCTCAGAATTGAGTGTATTGCTCTGTGACTGTAGCTTTGCCCTCTTATTGCGGTATTTGTTTTTGGTCATATAATGCTGTGATTAATTTGCAATTATGCATGGGTTGCGAGCTGCTGAGAATTATAGATTGAGCAGaatttaactttttaaaaaaaaaaatattaaatgacATAAAAGAAGATGCAACTTCCAGAACTTGATCTAACTCTTATTGTAAAACACATTGATTCCTTGTAGAGAAACGCGGTATAGAAGTCACTATTGTATTCAAAATAATGTGTTAAAGATTACCCGTGTGATCAGAAAGCCTCACCGACTTTTCAATGTCACCCCTGCCGAGGTCTGAGGGCACAGCAGGTTGGGGGGTCAATTCGGCCACTTTTTCGGTCACCGATCAAGTTTGAAGGTGACCGGTTAGGCTTGGCCCCCCTCCTGTGTACAATCTAGCTAAGTGCATAAGAGGTTCAGGAAGACATAGGCTGTGCGTGCTTTCATGACACAGCCTGGTGCCTTAAAAGAAATCTGCTGTCTCCTTCATTTTCCTG
This genomic window from Geotrypetes seraphini chromosome 19, aGeoSer1.1, whole genome shotgun sequence contains:
- the LMO2 gene encoding rhombotin-2; protein product: MSSAIERKSLDPSEEPVDEVLQMSPSLLTCGGCQQNIGDRYFLKAIDQYWHEDCLSCDLCGCRLGEVGRRLYYKLGRKLCRRDYLRLFGQDGLCASCDKRIRAYEMTMRVKDKVYHLECFKCAACQKHFCVGDRYLLINSDIVCEQDLYEWTKINGMM